From a region of the Halanaerobiales bacterium genome:
- a CDS encoding carbohydrate kinase family protein codes for MENIVVIGGSNVDLKAYSENYLPHTSNPGHIEESLGGVGRNIAENLGILDNKVTLLTSVGNDHFGKKLLEETSRSQVNLDHVKITDKEKTGLYLAHLDKDGELIAAISGMEIMNSIDESYIKANKDLIKNASLVIFDTNLNSEVIEYILEITKKNKIITFAEPVSIDKGKKLLQQIESIDYLSPNLDEAEMLLGLEVKGENDFSLRLKRVKEKYNHYKNIPVMFVSCGEKGVLILSKKKSDFVEAEKIPKKDLKETTGAGDALLAGIASKLVRENSELKKAVEYGIKIASLTVKSKFTVNPDLKERLKGD; via the coding sequence ATGGAAAATATTGTAGTAATTGGAGGTAGTAATGTAGATTTAAAAGCCTATAGTGAAAACTATTTACCCCATACATCCAATCCAGGACATATAGAAGAAAGCTTGGGAGGAGTAGGACGTAATATTGCTGAAAATCTTGGAATTTTAGATAATAAAGTTACTCTACTTACTTCTGTGGGTAATGATCATTTTGGAAAAAAATTATTAGAGGAGACTTCCAGATCTCAGGTAAATTTAGATCATGTAAAAATTACTGATAAAGAAAAAACAGGGTTGTATCTTGCTCACCTTGATAAAGATGGAGAATTAATTGCTGCAATTTCTGGAATGGAAATTATGAATAGTATTGATGAATCTTACATAAAAGCAAATAAAGATTTAATAAAAAATGCATCTTTAGTTATTTTTGATACAAACCTTAATTCAGAAGTTATTGAATATATTTTAGAAATAACTAAAAAAAATAAGATTATTACTTTTGCTGAACCTGTCTCTATTGATAAAGGGAAAAAATTATTACAGCAAATAGAAAGTATTGATTATTTAAGTCCTAATTTAGATGAAGCTGAAATGCTTCTTGGTCTTGAAGTTAAAGGTGAAAATGATTTTTCTTTAAGATTGAAAAGAGTTAAAGAAAAATATAATCATTATAAAAATATTCCTGTAATGTTTGTCAGTTGTGGTGAAAAAGGTGTTTTAATTCTTAGTAAGAAAAAATCTGATTTTGTTGAAGCTGAAAAAATTCCTAAAAAAGATTTAAAAGAAACAACCGGTGCTGGAGATGCTCTTTTGGCCGGAATTGCCAGCAAATTAGTAAGGGAAAATAGTGAATTAAAAAAGGCGGTTGAATATGGTATTAAAATTGCTTCCTTGACAGTAAAAAGTAAATTTACTGTTAATCCAGATTTAAAAGAAAGACTAAAGGGGGATTAA